The nucleotide window CCCACGACATCACCGGCAAAGGTGTAGCCAACCCACTGGCTTCCATACTCTCAGCTGCATTACTGCTCGATATCTCCTTCGGCATGAAGGCAGAATCCAACGCTGTTATACACGCTGTAGACCAGGTACTGAAAGCCGGCTTCCGCACCCGCGACATCGCCAACCCGCAAACACCCGCCCACATGATCAAAGGCACAGATGCCATCGGTGAAGAAGTACTGAAACAGCTGTAAGATATCATCAGAAAATAAAAGCAGCGAAGACCGAACGATCTTCGCTGCTTTTTTGTTTTCTTACGTATCTTCATAATTATAACCTTCAACACATTTCTTATGGGACCACTCATCATTAAAGCTTCTATTCAGATAGCCAAACCTGCACACGAAGTTTACGAAGCAATTGTTGACCCGAAAAAGATGAGCGGCTATTTTATCGCCACAGGCAGCGGCCGCATGGAAGAAGGACAAACACTCACATGGAAATTTCCGGAATTCAGTGAAGAGCTCGACGTGTTTGTCACCCAAAGCAACCCGGACCAACAGGTGACTTTTGAATGGCAAGGCTCTCCCAAACAACGCACCACCACAAACATCACCCTGTCTGCAGGCAAAAATGGCAGCACCCTGGTAAAAATCACAGAAAGTGAAATGCCGGCCAATGAAGATGGTATTACCTGGCTCAGACAAAACACAGAAGGATGGGCTAATTTCCTCGCCTGCCTCAAAGCATACCTGGAATATAATATCAACCTGAGAAAAGGTGCGTTTGATTTTATGACAGCGTAAATATGCAGCTTACGATATACTACCCTGTCAGTCCTAATGTTTTGCGAACAAATTTTTTCTGTTTTTTTCTTAATTCAGTGTTCGCACTAATATTATGGGCTTTTTCCTTCTCCACCAGTTTAAACCAGTGCATAGCCGGGATCATATTATTGGAATGCAGTTCAAGCCTGATGAATAACTCTTCATTAGGCCACTCCTTCCTGTGGATCAGGCGACTCAAACGCGTTTCATCCAGGCTTATTTCCTGCGCAAATTCTTTTTGCTTTTTTTGAATAGCCTGGATATACATAGAGAGAAAATAACCAAAATTAAGCTTGTCCAGAAATTTATCTGCAGCAACTGCATCTTCCATTTGAAACTTGATTTGAAGTAATCTGGACATCAAATGATCTTCCCAGGTCATTTTACTCCTTTTTTCCTTTATGTAGGCTGACAGCTCTCTATCTGCTGCTGCTTTTTCCTCATCTGTAAGCCCATGTGGGAATATATAGGCATCTGCTATTTCTTCATCTGTAAGCCCTTGAAGAAAAGGATATTTCTTCGACAACTCTCTGCTTGCCTCATATTTTTTTTTCATTATTTATTGATTCAGATATTCATGAATTAATGTTCTTGATGCTGTACCATCGACCACCAAATATCTTCCCAAAGGGACAAAACCGCATTTAAAAATATAGTGTGCTACCAGTTTTGTTTTGGGCATCAGCGAAACGAATCCATCAAATCCTAATCTAAAAGATTCTCTGCATGCATACGCTATCAGACAACCGGCAACCCTGTCAAACTCTTTATTCGTCCCAATGTTCTCATCTGACAATTCCAATAACCGGATATCCAGCCTTTGTTCCAGAGAAATAACAGCAATGGACATCAAACCCAATAATCTATCTTCCGGTATCACTGTAAGTTTAAAAATCCCGCGCTGCCATTCCTTCGACCAGTCAAATGAAAATCTTTCCAGAGAACCTTCAAACAATTCTCTCCAGTGTAATAAGGAGATATTTTTACTTTGGGATTAATGATAAGACAAGCAAGGTGAAACAAAGTGGTATCTAATCCACTGGGGAAATTCGTCTGACAGGAAAAACAGCATACTAACAGCCTTTATACATCGATACCAGCCATCCAACATCATGGACCCTTACTACCAGTAAGTAGTCAAAGAAAAATTAAAAGAAGTTTGTTGAATGGTCAGAATTCATAAAAAACTAATTCTCTAAAATATCAAGAGCGGAAAAAAAGAACCTATATTTATGAACTCATTATTTCCCAGAAAAACCATCTCAAAAAAACGCTCACAGATATGCGTGCAATCAAAGTTTCCAACGTTGTATTATTGGCTGTAGTGGCCGCATTGCTATTTATTCCATTCCTCGGGCGGGTGCACCTGTTCGACTGGGATGAGATCAATTTCGCCGAATGTGCCCGGGAAATGATCAAACTGGATGATTACTCACGCATTTACGTCAATTTCAAACCTTTCTGGGAAAAGCCTCCCATGTTCTTCTGGATGCAGAGTACAGCCATGAAGCTGTTTGGCATCAATGAATTTGCCTCCCGCCTTCCCAATGCGCTATGCGGTATCGTTACCCTGGTAACATTGTTCCTGATCGGGTCCAGGCTGTACGACCGGAAATTCGGTATCCTCTGGGCACTGGCTTACGGCGGATCATTGTTTCCAAACATGTATTTCAAATCAGGCATCATTGATCCCTGGTTCAATCTCTTTACTTTCGTTTCCCTGTATTATTTCATTCTTTATCATTGGAAACGGAATGACTATGATAAACCTGGTCTTAACAGGACACCACTGTTCTATGCCGTATGGTCCGGCCTGTTCATGGGACTGGCCATCCTCACCAAAGGGCAGGTAGCGCTGATGGTATTCCTGCTGGTGCTGGGTGTGTACTTTATCTGGAACCGTTTCAGGTTCTTCTTTGGCTGGGGTCATGCACTGCTGTTCCTGGTGGTAGCCACGGCAGTATCCTGTACCTGGTATGGATGGGAGACCTGGAAGAATGGTCCCTGGTTCATCACCGAGTTCCTGAAGTACCAGTACCGGCTCTTCACGACCCATGATGCAGGACAGGCGGGCTTTTTCGGCTACCACTATGTAGTGATCCTGATAGGCTGCTTCCCTTCCTCCATCTTTGCCATCCCTTCTTTCTTCAAAACTACGGCCAGCAGCCGTTATGACAAAGATTTCAAACGCTGGATGGTGATACTTTTCTGGGTAGTGACGATCCTCTTTTCCATTGTACAGTCCCGTATCATCCACTATTCATCGCTGGCCTGGTTCCCGGTCACCTTCCTGGCGGCCTACACCTTCTATAAATGGGATCTGAAAGAGATGCCGTATAAAAAATATATAGGCGTTCTCGTTACCATCCTGGGTGTGCTGGTGGCTGTAGCTTTATTGGGAGTAACACTGGTGGCCCTGAACCTGAAAAAAATCATCCCCTATGTGAAAGATCCTTTTGCACAGGCCAATATGGCTGCTGACGTACATTGGAGCGGCTGGGAAGGCGCGGTAGGCACCCTGATGGTCATTACGCTGATTGTAGGCGTAATGATGCTCCGCAAACAACGCTTCACCCAGGCTGCCTGGACTTATTTTGGCGGCACAGCCCTGGTGATCTTCCTGGCTGCGGCCATCATTGTGCCCAAGGTAGAACGCTACTCACAGGGTGCGGCCATCGACTTCTTTGAGGCCAGACAGGGAGAAGACTGTTATGTGACCGTACTGGGCTACTGGAGTTATGCCCCCTTCTTCTATACCCATAAGGAAAAACCCGCCAATGAAAATGCCTACAGCGAAGAATGGCTACTGAAGGGCGATATCGATAAACCAGCCTATTTCGTTACCAAAATAGACCGTGTAGAAGGATACCTGCAACATGCTGGTATACTGGAGTTATACCGGAAGAATGGATTTGTGTTTCTGAAGCGGGAAAAAGTAACAAAGTAAAAGGATTCCAAACCTACAATGCAAAAGGACCGAAGCGAAGAATACTGATATCTTCACTTCGGTCCTTTTAGTATGGATACTTTATTTTTTTCTGGAGAAGAACCGCAGCACACTGCTCACCAATTTATCATTGGAGCCCAGCCAGCCTTTGATCTCCGTATAAACGGCTACCATGGCATTATCCAGTTTCACCATCAGTTTTTTGGAGCCTTCACCCGGACGGGCCATATAATGGGTAGCTCTGCGAAAAGGTTTATCTTCCTCCGTATAATAATACAAAGCGATAGACCTCCTGAAAGCGTCTTCCGGGCAGGTCATTGGCTCCGGATGCCCATGGTAGGAGTCCGCATCTGTATTGAAGATCACGCAGCGGTTGAAAACGGGCAATACTTTTCTTTTGCAGGCCTTCATGTCCCGGTCCCATAGTTCCAGCTTACCACCCCACTCTTCTTCCCAGTCCTTGTTCAGGTATACCAGTACGTTCACCCTGCGTTGCCAATGCCGGTGATGGGGATGCACCGTAAAATCGGCATGGATGTTTAGGAATCCTCCCCTCCTGGACTGATGAATGCCTCCACCTTCCAGGAAGTCATCTTTTATCAGGTTCTTGATACCTGTCAGTTCACTAAGGAATTGCAGGAACTCCGGCGAATTTAGTTCATGGATGGTTTTTCTGATGGTCGCCGGCAGCATGTCCAGCTTGTTCAGCCCTTTCTTACGCTCATTGTAGTGTGTGTAATTGATCCAACCATCTGACTCATTCAGCTTGTTAAACTCATCAACACACTCATCCAACACCTCCGGGTCCAGGAAATTCTCTAAAACAATATGTGGGTAAGGGTTCGCCCCTTGGTACGATTGACTCAACTCCGACAACTGGCCATTCCATTTCTCAGAGTCAAAAATCTGTGTAGTGGTTTGTGCAAACTGCATCTCGGAAAATATTTAAAGAGGAATATGTAAATATAAGGTAATTCATTTGATACTCCACCCAAACATATTCCAAAATGCAGACTGATAACATAGCCCTTTTCAGCTATACTTTCAGGAATACGTCCTGCAGCACTTCTTCGGCCAGTGCAGGTTGATACAACAACTTTAACGCCGTAGTATATACGTTGCGGCATAAAAAAGCGGAGAACAGGATATGCTCCTGTTCCCCGCTTTGACTATATATATTATCATTAATGAATACCCAGTTCCCTGAGCACATTGTTGACAATCCGGTCGCATCTGATAAGATGGAACGGAAATACATCGTTTTTGTAGAAATTGGCAACATGTTCCCGCAGCATCATTTTGGCCCTGATCTGCCGTACTTTTACATTGACCTTCGAAATATTAAGCACCTGACTGGTTTCTGCTACGTTCAGCTGCTCTATTTCCCGTAATACAAACACGGCCCGGTATTTCTCCGGGATGCTCAGCAGTGCCTTTTCCAGCACTTTACCCAATTCTTTGTTAATAACTGTGTCCACCGGCGTTTCTTTTGTTTTAGGGGTGTCCGGATGATGTTCCATACCCGAGATATCTTCGCCGACAACGTTTTTCCCTTTTTTTAGATACTGGCTGCATTCATTGATCAGAATCCTTTTCAGCCAGGTCCCGAAGGCAGATTCCTGCCGGAATTTGTCCAGATGCTGATAAGCATTGATATAGGTGGTCTGCATCACATCTTCCACATCCATGTCATTATTCAGAAAAGACATCCCAATCCTGAACAGGCTGGTATTGTGGCGACGCATCAGTTGCTCAAACAACCTTTTTTCTCCAGCCAGCACCCTGGCAATGATTTCATTGTCTGTAAGCGTGTCAATAGGCGAAATGATACTCATTGAAGTCGGTTATTAGATGAATAAAGTCTGAATAAGTTACAAAAAAAGTCCACATTTTGTAACCTTTCCTGAAATCTGTACTCTAATCCATATCACCAGGCATAAAGTGCCTGGCTTAACCCAATTAACCTAAATGAGCAAAAATCGAAACAATGACCGTAGGCCAGACTTTTCAGATGACAGGAACTGCATTCCCGGCTCTGACGCATCAGCGTATACAGGAGCTCAAACAGACCCCCAGAGGTCAACTTATCATGAACGAAACTTTTGCCGCCTTCCCGGAACTGGTAAAATCCATGACCAGCTCCCTGCAGGAAGGGCTATCCCGCTATGAAGAGACACGTAAAAGAGAAGGACGTAGTCCGGACCAGCAGCAAACCCTGGCTGCACTGATAGAAGACTATCAGTTCCTGGAATTCGCCCAGCATATTATGTTTATCAAATGGCGGGAAGAAAAAAAGCGTTTTCTGCCCGGTAGTTACCAGGCCAACTAACTGATGCTGTTTTATTCGGCTGTAGCAGCCAACATTATCCCGGAGTTCAGACGGTCCGCAGCATGTACAGGTCTGCATAATCAAAATGCAGGGTATGGTACACCTCAAAGCCGTTTTTCTCGTACCATTGCACGTTTTCCGACATGGATGTTTCGAGGTAGACAGGGCGCCCGCTATGGGCCACCACCTCCCGAAGCAGTTGACGGCCAATGCCCTGACGCTGTGTTCCGGGCATGACACCGATAAACCAGAGATAGTTCATCTTCCCCATAGGATATTTTGCCTTGATAAGCGCCTCCCGGCTGCTTACCTTACGGATATTGCCTGGCCCGATCGCGGCCATCACCAGTCGCAGGTCCTGCAGAATTGTCTTGAGCGTGGTCCTTTTTCGTTCAGGCTGCAAGGTTAGGGCACAGGCCTTCCTGTCGTCCGAATCACTGAAAACAATTTAGCGTAAAACACCCGGACCCTTGTATTAAATCCTGACACTTTTTATTACTTTTGCCGCATCATGAGACAATAATTAAA belongs to Chitinophaga sp. HK235 and includes:
- a CDS encoding SRPBCC domain-containing protein, which codes for MGPLIIKASIQIAKPAHEVYEAIVDPKKMSGYFIATGSGRMEEGQTLTWKFPEFSEELDVFVTQSNPDQQVTFEWQGSPKQRTTTNITLSAGKNGSTLVKITESEMPANEDGITWLRQNTEGWANFLACLKAYLEYNINLRKGAFDFMTA
- a CDS encoding glycosyltransferase family 39 protein; its protein translation is MRAIKVSNVVLLAVVAALLFIPFLGRVHLFDWDEINFAECAREMIKLDDYSRIYVNFKPFWEKPPMFFWMQSTAMKLFGINEFASRLPNALCGIVTLVTLFLIGSRLYDRKFGILWALAYGGSLFPNMYFKSGIIDPWFNLFTFVSLYYFILYHWKRNDYDKPGLNRTPLFYAVWSGLFMGLAILTKGQVALMVFLLVLGVYFIWNRFRFFFGWGHALLFLVVATAVSCTWYGWETWKNGPWFITEFLKYQYRLFTTHDAGQAGFFGYHYVVILIGCFPSSIFAIPSFFKTTASSRYDKDFKRWMVILFWVVTILFSIVQSRIIHYSSLAWFPVTFLAAYTFYKWDLKEMPYKKYIGVLVTILGVLVAVALLGVTLVALNLKKIIPYVKDPFAQANMAADVHWSGWEGAVGTLMVITLIVGVMMLRKQRFTQAAWTYFGGTALVIFLAAAIIVPKVERYSQGAAIDFFEARQGEDCYVTVLGYWSYAPFFYTHKEKPANENAYSEEWLLKGDIDKPAYFVTKIDRVEGYLQHAGILELYRKNGFVFLKREKVTK
- a CDS encoding 2OG-Fe(II) oxygenase → MQFAQTTTQIFDSEKWNGQLSELSQSYQGANPYPHIVLENFLDPEVLDECVDEFNKLNESDGWINYTHYNERKKGLNKLDMLPATIRKTIHELNSPEFLQFLSELTGIKNLIKDDFLEGGGIHQSRRGGFLNIHADFTVHPHHRHWQRRVNVLVYLNKDWEEEWGGKLELWDRDMKACKRKVLPVFNRCVIFNTDADSYHGHPEPMTCPEDAFRRSIALYYYTEEDKPFRRATHYMARPGEGSKKLMVKLDNAMVAVYTEIKGWLGSNDKLVSSVLRFFSRKK
- a CDS encoding RNA polymerase sigma factor, with product MSIISPIDTLTDNEIIARVLAGEKRLFEQLMRRHNTSLFRIGMSFLNNDMDVEDVMQTTYINAYQHLDKFRQESAFGTWLKRILINECSQYLKKGKNVVGEDISGMEHHPDTPKTKETPVDTVINKELGKVLEKALLSIPEKYRAVFVLREIEQLNVAETSQVLNISKVNVKVRQIRAKMMLREHVANFYKNDVFPFHLIRCDRIVNNVLRELGIH
- a CDS encoding N-acetyltransferase: MQPERKRTTLKTILQDLRLVMAAIGPGNIRKVSSREALIKAKYPMGKMNYLWFIGVMPGTQRQGIGRQLLREVVAHSGRPVYLETSMSENVQWYEKNGFEVYHTLHFDYADLYMLRTV